The Opitutaceae bacterium genome has a window encoding:
- a CDS encoding ATP-binding cassette domain-containing protein → MKLELTGVEYPLYNYILKLDLVIRGRVTAVFGPSGAGKTTVLDLVAGLKTPSVGRIRLGERLLTDIEAGIRMPSRHRRIGYVVQDGALFPHLRVRSNLLYGQPGSTLGRGSIFDFDHVVEVLELSGLLDRSIAGLSGGERQRVALGRALISRPELLLLDEPLGSLDRKLKARIIPYLIRVRDEFAVPMLVVTHAPDEVAALCDQVVLMEAGRVVGHGNPSTWFEPDPEPGWRRRDDTDMGRQAGGFPV, encoded by the coding sequence ATGAAGCTGGAATTGACGGGCGTTGAGTATCCGCTTTATAACTACATATTGAAGCTGGATCTGGTCATCCGCGGCCGGGTGACCGCGGTATTTGGTCCCTCCGGGGCGGGCAAGACGACCGTTCTCGATCTGGTTGCCGGGTTGAAAACGCCGTCGGTTGGGCGCATCCGTCTCGGGGAGCGCCTTCTGACCGACATCGAAGCGGGCATCCGCATGCCGTCACGGCACCGCCGGATCGGGTATGTCGTCCAGGATGGCGCCCTGTTTCCCCATTTGCGGGTCAGGAGCAACCTCCTCTATGGACAGCCAGGATCGACATTGGGTCGCGGCAGTATCTTCGACTTCGATCATGTGGTCGAGGTCCTGGAATTGTCGGGGCTTCTCGATCGATCGATTGCCGGGCTCTCCGGCGGCGAACGTCAACGGGTGGCCCTGGGGCGAGCCCTGATCTCCCGTCCGGAACTCCTGCTCCTCGATGAACCCCTCGGCAGCCTCGACCGGAAATTGAAGGCGCGAATCATCCCTTACCTCATCCGGGTTCGCGACGAGTTTGCCGTTCCGATGCTCGTGGTGACTCATGCCCCCGACGAAGTCGCCGCACTCTGCGATCAGGTTGTCCTGATGGAGGCGGGGAGGGTGGTGGGTCATGGGAATCCGTCGACCTGGTTCGAGCCCGATCCTGAACCCGGCTGGCGACGGCGCGACGACACCGACATGGGTCGGCAGGCGGGGGGCTTTCCTGTTTGA